The nucleotide sequence GATTCACAGTATTATTTTCAATTCTCCCCATTCAAAGGCATATTTAAATAACTTGATGAAAGGGGAATATTATATATGTTACTCTGCTATGGAAACAGAAAAACCACCACCAAATTGTATTCTAGATTCTTTGTACACCAATTGCACCATCTTTTTTTATCTAAGACATTCAATTCTTCCACAGGTGGGAGCACATGAATTAGCATCATTTAGTACTTGTAGTTTTCACTACTGACTTTCAGACTTATGGTGCCTAAAGGAAATAGAATGCTTCTAGCTGAGTTTAAAAGCTACAAATAAACAGAGGAAATATACACTATTTTGAAAGTACCACTTGAGTGTTATGTGTGTATTTCAATATTATGTTGCTAATTTTAATTGTTCAAGGTTAAAGAGCTTAAACCTCCTCCTCATGCATTCCTGAATCATCCATTACTCCCACACATACATTGTTTGATACAGCATAAACCTAAGTAAGTAAAGATgtggcaaaatgaaaaaataaaataatgttataccATTCTCACCTAGGAATGGCATCAGTAGACAGATGTGAATAAAAGTAAtgtgattataattttaaaaatcatatttaatagGATACATTTATTATTGAATGAACATTAAATtacttaatgtataataaatcATTAACACAATGAAAACTCTTAATGCACAGTGAGACGAAAATGAAGGTATTAACTGTTTTCTTCCTAATCCTTGCTTTAGTTGTTCTTTCCACCAGACCGTCACTTTATTCGAAGGATATTGTAATAGCACAAAGCCATTAGCTTTCCCATTAGAGAGATCTTCATTAAATTATCTTTGTTGTAATAAAGGTCATATGGAGGAAATACTGGTCTGAATACAATAATAAATGTTAAGCTTTCTAGTATTTTCCACTTTTAGATACAAATTGAAAGAATCATTTATAATGTCAAAAACACTTTTTTCTAACTAATATATTCTATGCCTAAGACACTATTAGCAATTAAAGTAGATAGATCAAATCTAAATGGGGAGAGAAAAAGTAATTTCTACTTATGTTTAAACAGATGAAAGCATGAATAAATCGAAAGCCTGAAATATTAGCTTAGGGGAATAATGTCACTTTCGAGGAGCAGGAGCAGCATATACCAGCCTTTAGCTCTACACACtcccccaaagaaaaaaaatatatagatagttATGTACAAACCAAACTAGCCCTGGCAGGGTTCAAGGGACCATTTAAGAAACTATGGCAACACAGTGaagccaacaaaaaaaaaaaaaaaagaaagagagaaagagagagtgaaagaaaaaaaaatagccatataGAAAAAACAGCTGCTGAAATCAGCATACCTGAGATGCCAGAAACATCTTTTTTGGctagaaacaaaagcagaaagggaCTATCTGTATCAGCCACAAGGTGGAACCACCAAGGCCCTCAGTAACCCACTCTGGCAGAAGACACTGGCATTTTTTGCCACTGGAGTAAGCAACATCCCTTTCTGACAGAAAacccagagaaaaagatgaagaggTACCATCTCCTCCCACATCCCTTTTCCCCACCAAAAATGCAGTGACTGTTGGGCCAAACCAGGATTGGAACTGCTACCTTTCTTAAACTGCATGTGTCTCTGACATATGAGCAGCAACCATGTCAAGAGCTCCCACATAAAAATGCTCATACTAAATTTATTCTGTTACTTAAGAGTGTTTATGGATTTACATTCCATTTGTGGACTAACTATCTCACTGGATCTTCTTTCCTGCAGTAAGAGGTGGTTTGGGTCCTGCGGAAGGTCATTGTCTCAATTTGTCTGGTGTTTGCAGAAGAGATGTCTGCAAAGTAGTAGAAGATCAAATTGGTGCCTGCCGAAGAAGGATGAAGTGCTGTAGAGCATGGTGGATTTTAATGCCAATTCCAACACCACTTATCATGTCAGATTATCAAGAACCCCTTAAACCTAAGTTGAAATGAAactgagacaaaataaaaatacatcaaaagtGAAGTTATTTGCAtctaagaatattaaaatatacatattaagtACTTCCATCTTGATAACTGTCTTGCATTTTCACTTAtcaacataaatgaataaatactaatTTCAAATATACCCAAGTACTATTTCTTTGTGAGTCATTAACAGATcttaacaaaacttttaaaaatgagaaaactgttaCTTTTGTTTTCCAAGATAGTGGATTGAAGGCATTGTTAGTCTGCCTCTTGCACTTGGAAAGAGAAAATGGTGTGTAGAAACTCACACTGTGAACTTTCTTTCAATAAGCTACACAGGAATTTAACAGGAAAATTGAAATAAGCCACAGACCATTTGAAAGAAACAGCAGGATGCAGCTTACACCATAAGCTAGGCAGAAAATTGTAAGTTTCCAGGGTGTGACAGGAGGGTAAACTGACTCTAAGATATACACTTCCACTGGGAAACCTATCAATCCAGGCCGTGAGGGAAGGCCTTAACCCTACTCAGCGCTGGGGCTGATTTAGGGAAGAGTGGTGAGTATATGAGGAGTGGCATTGGGATGTGCTTTGAATCTCCAGCACATTCCCAGTTTCTGGTAGAATggagggaagccatttctgattcTACCTCAGACAGGACCTCCTAGAAGTCTGCCAGCTAACTCAGATGGTGGTCACAGGTTGAGACAACCTCCCAACTGAAATGTGTGATATAATCTTGACAGGGGACAAACTCTCCAGGCCAGAACTGAGAGGTGAGTGGGAAGTGTGCTGCAGCAGCAAGCACAGGAGCTGGGGGCCCCTGCTCTGCAGGTGGATCAGGAAGGGTGTGGCCTGAAGGTTGCAGTTGCTGTCTCCATAGGGGAGAATTATGGTATGGGTCAGTTTTGAGTTCTGAGCTCAGACTTCTTGAAACTTAGCTAGCTACTCCCAGTGGAACACTGTGGGTGTGAGACCTGCCTTGCCAAGTGTGTGGGAGCTGGATGGGGCTTACTACCAAGCTGCTACTCCCCATTCTTCACATGGACTCTCCTTGTACAGAGGCAGAGACAGCTTCACTTCTCTCTGGAAAATTACTCCAGTGGCCCAAGAACTGCCTTCCAATTCCCACTGGAGCCACTGCTTGTCCCACACATAGACAGCCAGAGCATCACCTTACCTGACCTAGTTCCCACCTGGCTTTGCTCAACCACCTACCCTGGTAGATTAACACAAATAACAGAAGAAACTTTTAGAAGCTCTATGGCTCCACCTATTTCCTGAGACACCAGAGTGCCTCCCATGGGTAACATAAGGCAAGTCCAAATctcaccactaccaccacagctggcagtCTTTTggaagcaccacctcctggctgaagGCCTACTGACAGTCCTTTACAGCATCTGCAGGTAGAATAACATAGcacccaggaaggagaaaagttGTGAGTGACCACAACTGTTACCATTGCCTGCATCATTCTGGCTAAGCAGGAGGCCATGAGTCTGTCCATGTGATGAGTTCATTACTACTACAACTGGCATTTGAGAAATCCAATACACAACACACTAGGACTATTTATAACCAAGGAATCTTTCAGAGTCTACATCACTCCCCTGCCATCCCCATCTGATCAGCTGCCGATACACACTGCTGTGAGCCTTGAGGACAGATTATATCACTGGATCCATTGCAGCCATTCTTGAGCACCAGCATGGTGTGCGGCAGCCCCACTGGGTAGCCGGAcccagagaagcagcagcagcatatGCAGTAATCTGAATTTCAGTGACTCCTACTCTGAGGAAAGAGGAAgcacaccacatcaagggagcaccctggGGACAAAATAATCTAGATGACCTTGAGTCCCAGAACATTCCACTTGTGGGAAGTTGTttggtggtttgtttgtttctgcttttttttccaGCAGAGGAACATGTGCATGCTGGGCTCAGCGAGGAAAGTCTGTAGCTATAGCTCAACAATCAGGCAGCCTTGATGCTCAAGAAGAGTCTTGGAGAATGGAGACTTATTTTCCATCTCATACACTACTGCAGACACAATAGTACTGTACTCAGAGCCAGTGTACTGAGGTGAGTGGCCATaaaacctactgagacaccagccaggacAGCTAAAGGAGTACTTGCATtaccactcccccaaccccaggcagcacagcttgcaGCTCCAAAAAAGACCGCTTCCTTCTGCTAGAGGAGATTAGAGGAAAGAgtaaaaaggactttgtcttgcatcttggatatcagttgagccacagtaggatagggcactggtcagGGTCATGAGGCCCCCATTGTGGAtgtaactaactttttttttttaattttataggctgataggcagaagggacttgtctcaaataagactttggacttggagttTTGAGTTATGCTGGAatcagttaagactttgggggactgttggaaaagcatgattggctttgaaatatatataaaagacatgagatttgggaggtgccaggagcagaataatatggtttggctctgtgtccccacccaaacctcatctcaaaTTATTATCCCCACACATCGACAGAGGGACCTGTAATCGCCATGTGTCGAAGAAGTTTACTTCATGttatcctcatgatagtgagtgaattcttaggagatctgatggttttaagagTAGGtgatttttgggttttttttctgtgcaCTCACTTCTCTCCCTGACACCTTGTGAAAAAAGGTGCCTGCTTCtgtcttgccttccaccatgactgtaagtttcctgaggcctccccagcgatGCAGAACTGTAAATTAATTAAACACCTtccctttgtaaattacccagtgtggGGTAGTGTCTTTacaacagtgtaaaaatggactaatacaggttcCCTGAAATATTCTGAGTCCCTTTTGAGGCAAGAATCTCTTCATACCAGCATGGTATACTGATGAAGTACATCCTGATCTCATGGGCTGAGAAAGAATTTATACATACCATTTATGTGCCAGCAACTCTATGTGCAGGCTTTTGAGCCCCAGAATGGGCTTTCTTGCCCCATCTAGTCTATCTAACATGTTTCTAAGCCAACTCAATATCTCTCATCCACACTGGGATAGGTCCTAAATTGCTGTCTGTTGCCCACCTGAGATAACAAGATGTTGTTAAATCAGGTGTGTGTGACCCAGATATGTCTATCTGGAGTGGCAGGAGAGGGTCTATCTGCTCACAAGAGTCTCTGCAACATTTTCTAAGTCAGTTCAGAAGCTTATTGATTCACCTTTGCAGGCAACATAGCCATGAGAAAGGTGTCCAAAAATTCCTGAACTTCTGGAAATTTTTAAAGTCTCCACAGGTGTCCAGAGGTGACTGTAGCTGTACTGAAAGTCACTGCCTGGATAACTGGCCTgttaaaacaaatgcaaaatacactAAGCCCACTAAGGATACCCAGAAGCCATGgtattcagttaatttttgtctttcttgcaGGTGGGAGAATACTGAGGATTATGCCTTCCTATAGCCAGTGAAGGTTATTCCAGTGCCTAGATGTACCAGTCAACAGAGGCCATGGGAGAGCAGATGGCAGAAGGGCAGCCAGGTCCTTTCACTGGGGTTTACTGCTTGTCATGAGCTCTGCTGCTGGGCAGCATGTGTGATTTCTGACTCCTGCCATGTCCTCAAGAAGCCTTGCCCCATCAGCCAGCTGTCCTACCTCCTGAAAGCTGGTGCATGTTTGTTAGCATGGAGATCCAGAACAAGAGTCACTTTAGTATTTATCCATAGAGTCCCCATGTGTGCACATGCCTACCTGCaggttgtttttcctatttttctgaatGTTAATCTTTGCCTTCTGGAACTCAATATTACCCCATGTGGCCAAATATGGGATAATTGTCAGGGGAAACTGCTCTCTAGGTCCCAAGTCCACAGGGTTAGtattattatcaatattaaaattattaattatggATATTAGTATCATAATAATCATCATTCCTGTTAATACTCATCAATAtgtttattattactatcattaagatggtttattaatgttattattcagtaataaatGTTTAGTTTCTCCATTCACTCAGTCAAACTGGAGTCTGACTCCCGATATGACTATGGATATGACTGCATATGACTATGAGGGTTACCCTGCAGATATAGACATGAACAGCTGTCCCAGAGACAGCTCTTGCAGGCACTAATTGCTCTTTCATAGGATGAGTTCCTTACAGGAGAGAAGGGCTGATCTCCATGATGTGGTTTCCTCAGGGTCTCATTAAGGGCTGGTGATACAGGAGCACTTCCTACCCCTCTTCCTCATGTGAGAGTGGTACATTCTCTGTTGTCATGGCTGAGATGGCTCCATCTTGAACATATAAATTCCAGGTTGCAGaaccaaaaaagcaaaagaagcaTTGGATCTGCATAGGGAACTGCAAGCCATCCAGCAACCTCAGGACACACTCAGAAACAACCACGTGGACCACATCGCCCAAGCTCAGCTGCATGGCTCTCCGTTGGGCTAGGACGTGGACCTCTTCCACCAGGCTCAGCTGGAGTCCTATCCCTGGTCCCAGGACCACAAGGAgcatctcttttttttggaatcacACTGCTCCATTTGAAGGACAGCCCTCAGTTCTCTGTCTTCAAAAGAGGCTGCAAATGGTGCTAATTGGGAGGGAGCCGCCAGCAGCATCACCCTCtacaactttaaaataaaaatgtcttccaGGGTGGGATATTATGCTGACCCTACCTAAAAGCACATTCCCTAGATGTTGCTTGTTGCCTGGAGTTTGAACAGCATTGTCCAAACTTTGCCATTGAAGAACAAGGAAACTTACCTGGGGTAGTTGCAGGTGTAGGACTAAATTCAGATGTGAAGATTCTTGAACTGGGGGTGTTTCTGTACCTGTAGAGATTGGAGACTGGGAAAGGTAAGGCTCTGGTCCTGCCAGACTCTCTAGAGGTTAAGAATGTGATCTGCAGAAAGACATGAACTAGCACAGGCAACTGTAGAACATCTGCCCCCAAGAATCATAAATGCCTTTTCACTCATCCTGTAGAATGCACTCTCTACTTTAATGATCATGTGGGATGTGACTTTAATTTCTAGGCATGGGGATTGATCTTAAGAAAAAGCAGGGAAAGTGCTTTACCTGTCCTGGGACTCTGCTCCACTTGCCAACATTTGAATGGATTCATTTGTGTGGTAGTCAAGCTACAGGAAATAAAGGGACCAGTCAGTCTTCCACACAATGACACAGAGGCCAATTATCAcaagtccaaatctccatttgtcACCCAGCTCACATTCCCGCTGTGGCACAAGGTCACATGCACTCGTGTCCAACTCCAAATAGTAGCTTCACATAGTATGTCAGCACTCTCCCATCCATCACCTCTTTTAGAAGGTCTTCCTCTGGATTGAAAATGGCCTGTGATAAAAGATAATGACAACAGGAAGCAGTTTTTTTTTAGGATCTGATCCACATGAGAAGATAGGACATCTAATTTGGTCTGAGGACTTTAGCTATGCTAATATTTAAGGTAACTGACCCCTGTGTCTATAGATTTACAAAGGGAATGGAGTGAGAGATGatgaaatctgttttctttcctagTGAGTATGAGGAAGAACCCTTACATCATGCTCTCTGTTGCCTGTTCTCCATACAGTGCCATTTCCCATTTAGGGAGAAGACATGGATTGTCAGTGGGAGCAAGCCTGAGACATGCCCACTGGCAGCTCCCAGAAACCCCTGAAACCTGGCCACATCATGAAGTTTCAACTGTGGGTCTCATGCCTCCCTTGGTATCTTGAATTCAGAACATTTAATGTCATGGCAGGCCAGGGAACCTCCTCTGCTCTAGTTTGGCTCTCTATcgcatattcacacacacacacaaacacacacacacaaagtcacacacactcacacatcaaCCTACTGGCAAACCAAGgtagaaacatacacacacacatacctgctcaatccaggccaatatccctgacaacatcaatgcaaaaattccTAATataatactagcaaacagaatccagcagcacatcaaaaagcttatccaccacaatcaagtcggctgcATCTTTGGGATGAaacgctggttcaacatacacaaacgAATAAATGTAATtgatcacataaacagaaccaaagacaaaaaccagacaattatttcaatagatgcaaaaatgcctttgataaaattcaccatcccttcatgttaaaaactctcagtaaactaggtactgatggaacatattgcaaaataataagagttatttataacaaacccacagccaacatcatatttaataggcaaaagctggaagcattccctttgaaaactggtacaagacaaggatgccctctgtaaccacttctattcaacatagtattggaagttctcaCCAGggctatcaggcaagagaaagaaataaagggtattcaaataggaagagagaaagtgaagttgtctctgtttgcagatgacatgactttatatttagaaaaccccatcatctcaattcaaaaacttcttgaactgataagcaacttcaccaAGGACTCAAGATATtaaatcattgtgcaaaaatcacaagcattcctttacatcAACAATAGTCAAGCAGAGAGCCAGATCaagaatgaactcccattcacaattgctagaaagagaataaaatacctaggaatacagctaggagtacaagggatgtgaaggacctcttcaaggacatatgcaaaccactgctcaaggaaatgagagaggacacaaacgaatggaaaaacattccatccacATGAatagggagaatcaatattgtgaaaatggccatactgcccaaactaatttatagattcaatgctatacccatgaagctaccattgacatttttcacagaattagaaagaactattttaaatttcatatgaaatcaaagaataccccgtatagccaagacaactGTAAGCAAAAAtaccaaagctggaggcatgacgctacctaacttcaaaccatactagaaggctacagtaaccaaaacagcatgctactgctgccaaaacagacatatagaccaatggagcagaacaaagacctcagaaataaccccacacatctgcaaccatctgatatttgacaaacctgacaaaaacaggcaagggagaaaggatctcctattcagtaaatgctgctgggaaaactggcttgccataggcagaaaaccaaaactggaccccttccttacaccttatacaaaaattaactcaagatggattaaagacttaaatgtgaaatccaaaaccataaaaaccctagaagaaaacttaagcaataccattcaggacataggcatgggcaaaggcttcatgacaaaaatgccaaaagcaattgcaacaaaagccaaaattgacaaattggatctaattaaactaaagaccttctgcacagcaaagaaactatcatcagcatgaaaaagcaaactacagaatgggagaaaattgttgcaatctgcccatctgacaaaggtctaataaccaAAGTtgacaaggaacttaaacatatttacaagcaaaaaaacaaacaaccccatcaaacgtgagcaaaagatatgaacagaaacttatcaaaagaagacatttatgcaaccaacaaatatatttttgaaaagctcaacaacactgatcatcagagaaatgaaaatcaaaattacagtgagataccatctcacacccgtcagaatggtgattattaaaaaattaagaaacaatagatgctggtgaggctgagaagaaagaggaacgcttttacactgatGGTGaaattgtaaattagttcaaccattgtggaagacagtatgtcgattcctcaaggatctagaaccagaaataccatttgacccagcaatcccattactggctatgtacccaaaggaatataaatcattccactataaagacacatgcacatgtatgtttattgcagcactatatacaataggaaagacatgaaaccaacccaaatgcccttcagtgctagactggataaagaaaatgtggtccatatacaccaaaaaatactatgcagtcataaaaaggaatgagattatgtcttttgcaggcacatggataaagctagaagccatcatactgagcaaactaacacaggaacaaaaacaaaaaaaaaacaaatactgcatgttctcactaataagtgaaAGTTGAACATTCAGGAAACAAGGACACAgtgagaggaacaacacacaacACGGCCcgttgggggctgggggtgagggaaGGAAACTTACAGGATAAGTCAATAGGTGCAACGAACCACCATAGCAAAggatacctatataacaaacctgctcattctgcacatgtatcctgtaatttttaaatttaaaaagaggaaatacatacatacatacatacatacatacatacatacatacatatgtacatacttTTGAAAAAAGTCTGTACAGTTCGGATCTTCATTCCTGGTAAGCCAAGGAACCTGGACAAACACCAGAACTCTGTCCCTCTGAGAATGCCGGACAGGTTTACCTTCATCAGCATAAAATTTTGGAACA is from Homo sapiens chromosome 8 genomic patch of type FIX, GRCh38.p14 PATCHES HG76_PATCH and encodes:
- the LOC124905442 gene encoding beta-defensin 109; translated protein: MILHLLLLILLLFLILLSPVRGGLGPAEGHCLNLSGVCRRDVCKVVEDQIGACRRRMKCCRAWWILMPIPTPLIMSDYQEPLKPKLK